GTACAACAAAGCTCACAGCCACCGTGGAACGCACAACGTCTTTCCTGGCAAGCCAGGTAACTTTAGTAAGTTCCTCGTAAACCTCTTTCAGGAAACTTTTTATTTTATTCATAAATCACCTAAATGTTACGTCGGCCAGTGTCTCGGTCGCGGACTGCGCCAGAGGCCCGCGACAGGCCAGTGTCTCCTAAATCTGCACCGGGAGCGGAAGGAATCGAACCCTCAGTTGCGGTTTTGGAGACCGCTGGTTTACCGTTAACCGACGCTCCCAGCAAATTACGGCAGGGTATAGGGGAGAGCGGTTAGGGTAGAGGTTAAGGAATACCTTCCCTAAACCCCTATACGCCAGCCTCTATCCTCTGTTCCTCACCTACGACTTCGTTTCCTTGTGAACTGTCTGTTTGCCGCAGGCTCTGCAGAACTTTTTTACTTCCACTTTATATTCCTGTTTTTTACCGCGGGCAAAGTGATAGT
This is a stretch of genomic DNA from Elusimicrobiota bacterium. It encodes these proteins:
- the secE gene encoding preprotein translocase subunit SecE, which encodes MNKIKSFLKEVYEELTKVTWLARKDVVRSTVAVSFVVLLVAIYVSLVDMGLNVFVKSIIGGR
- the rpmG gene encoding 50S ribosomal protein L33, translating into MAERITFILACSVCKNKNYHFARGKKQEYKVEVKKFCRACGKQTVHKETKS